TTCTGTTTCTTTTTCTCTGGTTCACCAGCTACCAGTTTGTTTATGCTCAAAAAACAGCAAACAATACAGACAGTCAGTATCAACTGCAAACATTTACTCAGGGGGTCCAAACAAAGCTGTGATCTAAGTTGTAGTATTTTCATATTTGAATAGAGATGATTCATAAAACAGTCTTCGTTTAATTTTTAACAGCTGTCAATTCTTTTGGAGTTGCTCGGATTAACTTGGGGTCCCCCCAAACAAAGCGGTCTCCCACATTCTGCCCTTTTCCGAAGTCAACAGTCAAAGTTAATGTTTCGCAACCGGTGATATCCAGGCTGAGCGGTTCCTGCTTAGTTGTAATCGTAAATTCTTTCTTTTCATAAATCGTTTTACCATCAGCAGTAATCGTTACATCCACATTGCCAAGGTGCCCTGAACCATTTTGGAGTCCAATCGTTGAGTGAAATCGTTCAAAATTCTTTCCCAATGAATAAACCAACTTGGTTCTGGAATGTACACACAAGCCTTTCTGAAATACTTTCTTACCAATCTGAAGTGGAAGACCTGAGAACGACTTATTCACTTGATAGGGATAAGTCTGATTGAAAAAAGGAACCTGTTCAACAGACTGAGGAACTAACTCTGTTAACGGAACTGAGCGCGCATTTACCGTTTTAATCCCTGTAATGTTGTCTTTGGAAACCGTGAGCTGATTTCCCCAGGGCATCTTAATGATAACATTCGATCCTTTATCGAGAGTCACTTCTCCTGGAATTTTCGAAGCCCCAGTCAAGTTGACTACACTTTGTAATAAAAGAGAGGACTCATTTTTGAACCGGTTTTTATGCAGAACTAACCCTACTATTCGATCTAGGCTCACTTCTCGTTCCTGTCCCTGGTACCTAAAAAGCAAATTCTGTTCTTTTACCCCGATCACTTCACCTGAAACACGGTGCACATTGCCATCTTTCGTCAATACATATGCAGAATCTTCCGTCTTGGACTCGTCCTTTCGATCTGCTCTCCAGTTTTTTTTCTTATTAGTCTGGATCTTCCAAAGTTCGTGAAGTGCACTTGGCTTTAATGCAACATCGATTTCCTTATCAGCCACTTGGAATCGGAAAGTCACTTCGTCTTTGGTCCATGCTGTGATATTTCCCGTCAATTTACCCTGTTGCGAAAAAGTGATGCGCCAGCCAGAGTCGTTCTTACTTTTAGCTTGTTTGGTAAGTTCTCTGGGATAAGCACCAATATAAAACTTCGCTTTACTGTTTTTATCTGTTTCAATATAAAATGTATATTCTCCATCTTTTGTAATGCGGAGTAATCCTTCGTAAACAAAACCAAAGTGGATCGCGCTGCGGCGTGTTAGTAATGCGAGACGAGGAACTGTTCCATATTTTTTAACGGGAATATGCATCAAATCATGAATGGACTTTACTTCTTTGGGCGGCTTCCACTCCATTAACTGATAAGCAATACTTGACTCTGCTTTCTTGACTGTTATTGGCAGACGATATCCCTCTTTATCGATTTGGTAGTTTTGAGGATGAATTGCCCGAATTTCATCATTGACACGATATAACATTCCCTGTGGCACAACAGCTTTTTTTATGTTGGGTCCTGACATCGAAATATTTAGTTTTGCAAATCCCACGGTATGATAGTAGGGAAGAGTGAAACGATGAAAACCTTTCCTCAGTTTTACTTTTCCAGATCGGGGACCTTTTGAATAGCTAGGTTTTTCTCCATCAATCAATAATTGACTAAGATCCTTCGGCAGGGCTGGTTGTATAAAATCATAGGACGTCACATCAAATATATTTATTTTTTTTGATGATTTACCTACTTGAACCGTCAAAGCCTTAGAATCAATCGAACGGATTTCGCCTGAGATTTTCTTCCCGTCATAAAGTATGATCTGATCCGCTAAAGCTGAAGAACAAATGGAAATAAACAGAGTGTATCCCACGATAGGAATCAGGCGACTAATTTGACTCAGCGAAATCTTTAAAAACATTGAATTACTCTTGTCTCTCAGAAGAGGTTTTATTTTTTTCTACTGCTTGATTACGTGCTAAACGACGAAAATAATCTGTGAGAATATCTTCATAGCCTGGAGGAAACCCTTCTGTACGAGACTGAAGTATTTTCTCGCGTTGTTTGGGAGTGAGATCTGCCCAATTTCTTCCTTTTTTATCAGGCGCTTTCAATTTTCCTTGACCGCCAGGACCTCCTGCCAATGTAGAGGAATTTGCGGGACGGGTCGGATTCGAACCTGCTCCTCCACCACCTTTACATGATTTTTCCAACATTTCAATTAATGTGTCCAGACGCGTAATAATACGTGGTTGTGTTGTCTTCACAGGCTGCTTCGTTTGCCCTTTATCAAAATCATTGATCACAGACTTCACATCAGTTTGAATATTCTTGAATGGGTCTTTTAACCAGGCATCATCACGAACCAGTGATAATAGGTCTTGCTTTGGCGGTAGTTGAACCGGCAATCCCTTTCCAGATGCTACTTTTGGTTTGGCCGCTTCGATGGCACCTGTAGCTGGTTTCGAATCTTTTTCTTCACCAAATGCACTCTGATTAATGAACACAAAGTTTAGGAAACACAAAATCGAGAAAGTGAGGCATGTAAATGTGACTGGCATCTTTAAAGTTGATCGATTCATTATTGACCTCCTGACAGACAATGAGGACAGGTCAGACTATGTAACCGTCCGGTGATCGTGTCGATTTCTTTTTGGCGAATTAAAAGCAGGTCGAGTCGCTCTTTTGACGCTGTTTTTGAGACTTTTTTCTGATCGATGAGTTTATCCAGATTTTCAGTACGCTGATGAACTGAATACTGCATCCAGCGCAACATCTTTACTTCCGCCAATAATTTGTTTTTATTACCTTTGCAACCTTTGCATTGACCACCTTGTTTATTAGATGGTCGAGAAGCTTCGATCATTGCATCAAGTAATGCTTGAAGGTCTTCTTCAATTTGTCGTTGATCGGTAATCATTTCTTTATCGGCCTGGCTGCGAAGTAAGCCTTCATTGACCAATTCCATTTGTTCTCGCACGGCCCCTAAAGCAACTGGCAATACCATACTAAAGCGTGTTAATT
The Gimesia aquarii DNA segment above includes these coding regions:
- a CDS encoding NPCBM/NEW2 domain-containing protein; the encoded protein is MFLKISLSQISRLIPIVGYTLFISICSSALADQIILYDGKKISGEIRSIDSKALTVQVGKSSKKINIFDVTSYDFIQPALPKDLSQLLIDGEKPSYSKGPRSGKVKLRKGFHRFTLPYYHTVGFAKLNISMSGPNIKKAVVPQGMLYRVNDEIRAIHPQNYQIDKEGYRLPITVKKAESSIAYQLMEWKPPKEVKSIHDLMHIPVKKYGTVPRLALLTRRSAIHFGFVYEGLLRITKDGEYTFYIETDKNSKAKFYIGAYPRELTKQAKSKNDSGWRITFSQQGKLTGNITAWTKDEVTFRFQVADKEIDVALKPSALHELWKIQTNKKKNWRADRKDESKTEDSAYVLTKDGNVHRVSGEVIGVKEQNLLFRYQGQEREVSLDRIVGLVLHKNRFKNESSLLLQSVVNLTGASKIPGEVTLDKGSNVIIKMPWGNQLTVSKDNITGIKTVNARSVPLTELVPQSVEQVPFFNQTYPYQVNKSFSGLPLQIGKKVFQKGLCVHSRTKLVYSLGKNFERFHSTIGLQNGSGHLGNVDVTITADGKTIYEKKEFTITTKQEPLSLDITGCETLTLTVDFGKGQNVGDRFVWGDPKLIRATPKELTAVKN